Proteins from a genomic interval of Quercus lobata isolate SW786 chromosome 11, ValleyOak3.0 Primary Assembly, whole genome shotgun sequence:
- the LOC115968923 gene encoding probable flavin-containing monooxygenase 1 — MERKVAIIGAGISGLLACKYTLSKGFHPFVFEAKSNIGGVWTKTIETTRLQTPKVLYQFSDFPWPSSVTEDFPNQHQVFDYIQSYAHHFDLLRHIKFNTKVVSIEYEGLSEEEIQSWTMWSGTDAFLSSKGKWKLMVEDTSSLSTEEYLVDFVILCIGRFSDIPNIPGFPPNQGPEVFHGKVIHSMEYAAMDYESAAKLIKGKQVTVVGFQKSALDIAMECSMANGIEHPCTVLYKTEHWIVPDFFPWGVPLPLLYLNRFAELLIHKPGEGFLLSLLATILSPVRWAFSKFVESYIKKKLRLAKLGMVPKHSFLQQLSSCLICIMPEKFYDKVEEGSIILKKGTNFSFCKGGVMINGEEQLLKTDLVILATGFRGDRKLKDIFVSPTFKDHMAGSPNTTVPLYRECIHPRIPQLAVIGFSESVSNLYTSEIRCRWLAELLDGTFKLPSIKDMEKNVEIWDKYMKTYSGRYYRRSCIGAIQIWYNDQLCKDMGWNPKRKKGLIAELLEPYGPLDYVSS, encoded by the exons ATGGAGAGAAAGGTAGCCATTATCGGAGCCGGTATCAGTGGCCTCCTGGCTTGCAAGTACACACTGTCAAAGGGTTTCCATCCTTTCGTTTTTGAAGCCAAAAGCAACATTGGAGGAGTATGGACCAAAACCATAGAGACCACTAGACTCCAAACTCCAAAAGTACTATATCAGTTCTCAGATTTTCCATGGCCTTCTTCAGTGACAGAAGACTTTCCTAACCAACATCAAGTTTTCGACTATATTCAATCATATGCTCATCATTTTGACCTGCTTAGGCATATCAAATTTAACACCAAAGTTGTCAGCATTGAGTATGAAGGCCTATCTGAGGAAGAGATACAATCTTGGACCATGTGGAGTGGTACGGATGCGTTTCTCAGTTCCAAAGGGAAATGGAAGCTTATGGTAGAAGATACAAGTAGCCTTTCGACTGAG GAGTACCTAGTGGACTTTGTGATCCTCTGCATTGGGCGATTCAGTGACATTCCAAACATTCCAGGTTTCCCTCCAAACCAAGGCCCAGAAGTCTTTCATGGCAAGGTGATACACTCCATGGAATATGCAGCCATGGATTATGAAAGTGCAGCTAAGCTTATCAAAGGGAAGCAAGTCACCGTTGTGGGATTCCAAAAATCTGCTTTGGACATTGCTATGGAATGCTCAATGGCAAATG GCATTGAGCATCCATGTACTGTATTATACAAGACTGAACATTGGATTGTTCCTGATTTCTTTCCTTGGGGTGTGCCTTTACCATTGTTATACCTTAATCGCTTCGCGGAGCTATTGATTCACAAGCCTGGTGAAGGTTTTCTTCTAAGTCTCCTGGCAACAATTCTTTCACCAGTG AGGTGGGCATTCTCCAAATTTGTTGAAAGCTATATAAAAAAGAAGCTTCGGTTGGCAAAGTTAGGAATGGTACCAAAGCATAGTTTCCTTCAACAACTCAGTTCTTGTTTAATCTGCATAATGCCAGAAAAATTCTATGACAAAGTTGAAGAGGGAAGCATCATTTTGAAGAAAGGTACAAACTTCAGCTTCTGCAAAGGAGGTGTTATGATTAATGGTGAGGAGCAACTTCTGAAGACTGATTTGGTCATATTGGCTACTGGGTTCAGGGGTGATAGAAAGCTCAAAGACATTTTTGTGTCCCCCACATTTAAGGACCATATGGCTGGGTCCCCTAATACTACAGTTCCCCTCTACAG GGAATGCATTCATCCACGAATTCCACAATTAGCAGTAATTGGTTTCTCAGAGAGTGTTTCAAATTTGTACACCTCTGAGATAAGATGCCGATGGCTAGCAGAGCTTCTTGATGGCACATTCAAATTGCCCAGCATTAAAGACATGGAAAAAAATGTGGAAATATGGGATAAATACATGAAGACATACTCTGGCCGATACTACAGGAGATCCTGCATTGGTGCTATTCAAATATGGTACAATGACCAACTGTGCAAAGACATGGGATGGAACcccaaaagaaagaagggaTTAATTGCTGAATTGCTTGAGCCTTATGGCCCATTAGATTATGTTTCCTCATAA